A part of Miscanthus floridulus cultivar M001 chromosome 6, ASM1932011v1, whole genome shotgun sequence genomic DNA contains:
- the LOC136459955 gene encoding pentatricopeptide repeat-containing protein At3g13880-like gives MTIGPAARRPATCKGEQLDYYRFAPPLASMETFYLDLLRSCAALPHVAAVHAHIARAHPTASLFLRNFLLHAYCRLGAPHHAARLLDEMPRRNAVSYNLLIAAYTRAGLPGRALATFARARDAAGFRVDRFTYAAALAACSRALDVRTGKAVHAMAVLDGLGNGVFLSNSLASMYAACGEMGEARRVFDAAEEHDDVSWNSLLSGYVRASAREETLKVFSLMCHHGIGWNSFALGSIIKCCASGGDVGGHIAEAVHGCVVKAGLDADLFLASAMIDMYAKRGALINAVALFKLVPDPNVIVFNAMIAGFSRDEAAVGKEVIREALSLYSEMQSRGMQPSEFTFSSILCACNLAGELGFGKQIHGQVLKHSFQDDDYIGSALIDLYSDSGCMEDGYRCFRSLPKQDIVTWTSMISGCVQNELFEKALRLFHELIRYGLKPDLFTMSSVMNACASLAVARTGEQIQCLAIKSGFNQFTAMGNSFIHMCARSGDVDAVTRRFQEMESRDVVSWSALISSHAHHGCARDALRIFNEMMDAKVAPNEITFLSVLTACSHGGLVDEGLRYYEIMNNEYGLSPTIKHCTCVVDLLGRAGRLADAEAFIRDSAFHNDAVVWRSLLASCRIHGDMERGQLVADRIMDLEPASSASYVILYNMYLDAGEVSLASKTRDLMKERGVKKEPGLSWIELRSGVHSFVAGDKSHPESNAIYKKLAEMLSKIEKLSGTDSASTESDGVYSREQNLVGCHSEKLAVAFGMFHLPQSAPIRVMKNLRVCRDCHSTMKLISGSENREIILRDGIRFHHFRGGSCSCGDYW, from the exons ATGACCATCGGCCCTGCGGCCAGAAGACCAGCAACGTGCAAAGGCGAGCAGTTAGATTACTATCGGTTTGCTCCGCCGCTGGCGTCCATGGAGACCTTCTACCTCGACCTTCTCCGCTCCTGCGCGGCGCTGCCGCACGTCGCGGCCGTGCACGCCCACATCGCGCGCGCCCACCCGACCGCCTCCCTCTTCCTCCGCAACTTCCTCCTCCACGCCTACTGCCGCCTCGGGGCGCCCCACCACGCCGCCCGCCTGCTCGACGAAATGCCCCGCCGCAACGCCGTCTCCTACAACCTcctcatcgccgcctacacccgCGCGGGCCTCCCGGGCCGCGCCCTGGCGACGTTCGCACGGGCGCGGGACGCCGCGGGGTTCAGGGTCGACCGGTTCACGTAcgccgccgcgctcgccgcgTGCTCGCGCGCGCTCGACGTGAGGACCGGGAAGGCCGTGCACGCGATGGCCGTCCTGGACGGTCTCGGGAACGGGGTGTTCCTGTCCAACTCGCTCGCCAGCATGTACGCCGCGTGCGGCGAGATGGGCGAGGCCAGGCGCGTGTTTGATGCCGCCGAGGAGCACGACGACGTCTCGTGGAACTCGCTGCTCTCTGGGTACGTCCGCGCCAGCGCACGTGAGGAGACGCTGAAGGTGTTCTCTCTGATGTGCCACCATGGCATCGGGTGGAACTCGTTCGCGCTTGGGAGCATCATCAAGTGTTGTGCTTCTGGTGGTGATGTTGGAGGGCACATTGCAGAGGCAGTTCATGGATGCGTGGTGAAGGCTGGACTGGATGCCGACCTGTTTCTTGCGAGCGCAATGATCGACATGTACGCTAAGAGAGGCGCCTTGATCAATGCTGTCGCGCTTTTCAAGCTGGTGCCAGACCCAAATGTGATTGTTTTCAATGCGATGATTGCAGGATTCTCTCGTGATGAAGCTGCCGTTGGTAAGGAAGTCATTCGAGAAGCTTTGAGTCTGTATTCAGAGATGCAGAGCCGAGGGATGCAGCCTTCTGAATTCACATTCTCAAGTATTCTGTGTGCGTGTAACTTGGCTGGTGAACTTGGATTTGGGAAACAGATACATGGTCAAGTACTCAAACACAGTTTCCAAGACGATGACTATATTGGGAGTGCACTGATTGACTTGTACTCTGACTCCGGTTGCATGGAAGATGGATACAGGTGTTTCAGATCTCTGCCTAAACAAGACATTGTCACCTGGACGTCAATGATTTCAGGGTGTGTTCAGAATGAGCTTTTTGAGAAGGCACTGAGATTGTTCCATGAATTAATACGTTATGGACTGAAACCTGATCTTTTCACGATGTCGAGCGTGATGAATGCATGTGCCAGTTTAGCTGTTGCAAGGACCGGTGAGCAGATCCAGTGTCTTGCCATAAAATCTGGTTTTAACCAGTTCACTGCCATGGGGAATTCCTTCATTCATATGTGTGCTAGGTCAGGGGATGTTGATGCTGTGACTCGGAGGTTTCAGGAAATGGAATCACGTGATGTTGTCTCTTGGTCTGCACTGATATCAAGCCATGCGCATCATGGTTGTGCGAGGGATGCTTTACGCATTTTCAATGAAATGATGGATGCAAAGGTGGCACCTAATGAGATTACTTTTCTCAGCGTCCTTACTGCATGTAGTCATGGAGGATTGGTTGATGAGGGACTCAG gtattatgaaattatgaataaTGAATATGGATTGAGCCCAACCATAAAGCATTGTACTTGTGTTGTTGATCTTCTTGGACGAGCTGGGAGGCTAGCTGATGCTGAGGCTTTTATAAGGGATTCTGCCTTCCATAATGACGCTGTGGTTTGGCGGTCTTTGCTGGCCTCATGTCGTATTCATGGAGACATGGAGAGAGGCCAACTTGTGGCGGATCGGATAATGGATCTGGAACCCGCTTCCTCAGCATCCTATGTAATTCTTTACAACATGTATTTAGATGCTGGCGAGGTGTCCTTAGCTTCAAAAACTCGAGACCTGATGAAAGAGCGAGGCGTGAAGAAAGAGCCTGGTCTTAGTTGGATTGAACTAAGGTCTGGGGTTCACTCTTTTGTTGCCGGTGACAAGTCCCATCCAGAGAGCAATGCAATATACAAAAAACTGGCAGAGATGCTTTCCAAGATAGAAAAGTTGTCGGGCACTGATAGTGCTAGCACAGAGTCAGATGGCGTCTATAGCAGGGAGCAGAATTTGGTGGGTTGCCACAGTGAAAAACTAGCTGTGGCATTTGGAATGTTCCATTTGCCACAATCAGCTCCGATTCGAGTAATGAAGAACTTGAGAGTTTGCCGCGACTGCCACTCGACCATGAAGCTGATATCCGGGAGTGAGAACAGAGAAATAATCTTGAGAGATGGGATTCGCTTCCATCACTTCAGAGGCGGTTCATGTTC